A single genomic interval of Asinibacterium sp. OR53 harbors:
- the rny gene encoding ribonuclease Y, with translation MDQTVVSIIIGVVALIVGLIAGKLIFAKNTQKKVEEAEIQAKNIVKEAELRAETIKKEKQLEAKERFVQLKAEHDKEVLERNRKIGESENRAKQKEITINQKEAALDKQMKENEAIKENLNRQIEVVNLKRTELEKHQEEHIRRLEKIAGLSAEEARAQLVESLKQEAHTRALALQQEIIEDAKQKANKEARKIVIQSIQRTAAEQTIENTVTVFNLETDEIKGQIIGREGRNIRAIEAATGVDLIVDDTPEAIVLSSFDPLRREIARLSLQRLVADGRIHPARIEEVVEKTRRQLEEQVMEIGERTVIEMGIHGLHKELVRIVGKMRFRSSYGQNLLMHSRETANLCAIMASELGMNPKLAKRAGLLHDIGKVPDEETELSHALLGAKLAEKYGENPAVVNAIGAHHDEMEMQYVISPIVQACDAISGARPGARREIMQQYLQRIKDLENLALAYPGVEKAYAIQAGRELRVIVEAEKVSDTDSDKLSFEIAQKIQTEMTYPGQIKVTVIREKRAVNVAR, from the coding sequence ATGGACCAGACAGTTGTCTCGATAATTATTGGAGTTGTTGCTTTGATCGTAGGCCTTATAGCGGGTAAGCTGATTTTCGCCAAAAACACCCAGAAAAAAGTAGAAGAAGCCGAAATCCAGGCCAAAAACATCGTCAAAGAAGCCGAACTCAGGGCCGAGACCATCAAAAAAGAAAAACAGCTCGAAGCCAAAGAACGTTTTGTGCAACTCAAGGCAGAGCACGATAAAGAGGTATTGGAGCGTAACCGCAAGATAGGTGAGTCGGAAAACCGCGCCAAGCAGAAAGAGATCACGATTAACCAGAAAGAAGCGGCGCTGGACAAGCAGATGAAGGAGAATGAGGCCATCAAGGAAAACCTGAACCGTCAGATCGAGGTGGTGAACCTCAAGCGTACCGAACTGGAAAAACACCAGGAAGAACATATCCGCCGGCTGGAAAAAATAGCCGGACTGAGCGCCGAAGAAGCACGTGCACAGTTGGTGGAAAGCCTGAAACAGGAAGCGCATACCCGTGCCTTGGCTTTGCAGCAGGAGATCATTGAAGATGCCAAGCAGAAAGCCAATAAAGAAGCCCGTAAGATCGTGATACAATCGATCCAGCGTACGGCTGCCGAGCAGACCATTGAAAATACCGTTACCGTTTTCAACCTGGAAACCGATGAGATCAAGGGCCAGATCATTGGCCGTGAGGGTCGTAATATCCGCGCCATTGAAGCGGCAACGGGTGTTGACCTGATTGTGGACGATACTCCCGAAGCCATTGTGCTTTCTTCTTTCGATCCATTGAGAAGGGAGATTGCCCGTTTGAGCTTGCAAAGACTGGTAGCGGATGGCCGTATACACCCTGCCCGTATTGAGGAAGTAGTTGAAAAGACCCGCCGCCAGTTGGAAGAGCAGGTGATGGAAATAGGAGAGCGCACTGTTATTGAAATGGGTATTCATGGATTGCATAAGGAACTGGTGCGTATAGTAGGTAAAATGCGTTTCAGGTCTTCATACGGACAAAACCTGCTCATGCACAGCCGTGAGACCGCCAATTTGTGCGCCATCATGGCTTCGGAGCTGGGTATGAACCCCAAGCTGGCCAAGCGCGCAGGTCTTTTACACGATATAGGTAAAGTGCCCGATGAGGAGACTGAATTGAGCCATGCCCTGTTGGGGGCCAAGCTGGCTGAAAAATATGGAGAGAACCCCGCTGTGGTGAATGCGATCGGCGCCCACCACGATGAGATGGAGATGCAATATGTGATCTCGCCCATTGTACAGGCTTGTGATGCCATCAGCGGCGCCCGTCCCGGTGCCCGCCGCGAGATCATGCAGCAATACCTCCAGCGTATCAAAGACCTGGAGAACCTGGCCCTGGCTTATCCTGGCGTGGAAAAAGCCTATGCTATCCAGGCCGGCAGGGAGTTGCGGGTGATCGTGGAAGCAGAAAAAGTGTCTGATACCGACAGCGACAAGCTCAGCTTCGAAATAGCCCAAAAAATACAGACCGAAATGACCTATCCGGGGCAGATCAAGGTTACCGTTATCAGGGAGAAAAGGGCAGTGAACGTAGCGAGGTAA
- a CDS encoding 16S rRNA (uracil(1498)-N(3))-methyltransferase: MTLPFFYEPLLASSNGHFQLSEETSKHCIQVLRMKTGEQLQLTNGKGALFKARILSEDKKKAVALIEEELLSPRHLKKISIAVSLLKNPARFEWFLEKATEIGVSEIIPLLCERTEHTRFRIDRMKQILVSAMLQSQQVWLPTLREPAPFKEVLVSTAYGLRLVAHCEDDARNSITELPPFSDAQILIGPEGDFTPHEIKTAMNHHYLPVTLGETRLRTETAGVVAATLLVNK; the protein is encoded by the coding sequence ATGACCCTTCCATTTTTTTATGAGCCGTTACTTGCATCGTCTAACGGGCACTTCCAATTGAGCGAAGAAACCAGCAAGCATTGCATACAGGTATTGCGCATGAAGACAGGTGAGCAATTGCAACTTACCAATGGCAAAGGAGCACTGTTCAAAGCACGTATACTAAGTGAAGACAAAAAGAAAGCCGTAGCGCTGATTGAGGAAGAACTCTTATCGCCCCGTCATCTTAAAAAAATAAGTATCGCTGTTTCACTGCTAAAAAACCCGGCGCGCTTTGAATGGTTCCTGGAAAAAGCCACCGAGATCGGCGTAAGCGAGATCATCCCCCTGCTCTGCGAGCGAACGGAACATACCCGCTTTCGTATCGACCGGATGAAACAAATACTGGTATCGGCTATGCTGCAAAGTCAGCAGGTATGGCTGCCCACACTGCGCGAACCCGCTCCTTTCAAAGAAGTGCTGGTATCTACTGCATACGGACTCCGGCTGGTAGCGCATTGTGAAGACGATGCGAGGAACAGCATCACAGAACTCCCTCCTTTCAGCGACGCGCAAATACTCATTGGTCCGGAAGGCGATTTCACCCCCCATGAAATCAAGACAGCGATGAACCATCATTACCTGCCGGTTACCCTTGGAGAAACCAGGCTGCGCACCGAAACGGCAGGTGTGGTAGCTGCTACGCTGCTCGTGAATAAATAG
- the pheT gene encoding phenylalanine--tRNA ligase subunit beta translates to MTISYNWLSEYLPISEVGMAEILAPEKLAKILTSIGLEVESMERHERVKGGLQGLVIGEVLTCEPHPNADKLKITTVNTGEPAPLQIVCGAANVAAGQKVVVATVGTTIYPATGEPLAMRVAKIRGVESYGMICAEDEIGLGTSHDGILVLPENLVPGTPAADYFKPYNDWVYEIGLTPNRMDAMSHFGVAKDVCAYLSHHHREVRPVSPFTDTWKTDNQSLPIKVEIENTESCRRYAGVSITGVTVKESPQWLKDKLVSIGQRPINNIVDITNFILHETGQPLHAFDAAAITGNTVIVKNLPEGTAFTTLDEKERKLGADDLMICNAREGMCIAGVFGGLKSGVKENTQAIFLESAWFNPVSIRKTSVRHGLRTDAATRFEKGVDISNTVNVLKRAALMIKEIAGGQISSDIVDVYPQPLPKTEVALKNHYLKKLSGKNYHPDKVKRILTALGFEIVKEGLDELLVAVPYSKPDISIPADIVEEIVRIDGLDNIAIPSSITISPAVDALGAKEAWKDKMANYLVGQGFAEILTNSITSSKYFDEATLATTVKMINNLSAELDVLRPSMLETGLETIAYNINRKNNHLRLFEFGKTYAVDAAGVYQEPEHLCLYLTGKQGEDGWRARASQLDLYAAKGMVSALTSLCGLTDLRFTRPNEGTLLLEFYHGKQLLGTLEEVSRKKLQAFDLRQDVYFIDIQLTALLKAAGKQKIVYKEVNKFPAMHRDLAMVVDSVTSYEAMEAVVHKLKLPRLKNMQLFDVFESDKLGAGKKSVAISFTFMDDEKTLTDKEVDAMVAKLVQGLEKELGAEIRK, encoded by the coding sequence ATGACGATTAGTTACAACTGGCTGAGTGAATACCTGCCTATCTCTGAGGTGGGTATGGCAGAGATACTGGCACCTGAGAAATTAGCGAAGATCCTGACTTCCATCGGACTGGAAGTAGAAAGTATGGAGCGCCATGAGCGCGTCAAAGGCGGCCTCCAGGGGCTGGTTATTGGCGAAGTGCTCACCTGTGAACCCCATCCGAATGCCGATAAACTAAAAATTACCACCGTAAATACCGGTGAACCTGCCCCTCTACAGATTGTTTGTGGCGCTGCAAATGTGGCGGCAGGCCAGAAAGTGGTAGTGGCTACCGTGGGTACTACCATTTACCCAGCGACTGGAGAGCCGCTGGCCATGCGGGTAGCCAAGATCAGGGGAGTGGAAAGCTACGGTATGATCTGTGCCGAAGATGAGATCGGGCTGGGAACCAGTCACGATGGTATCCTGGTGCTGCCTGAGAACCTGGTACCGGGCACGCCCGCTGCTGATTATTTCAAGCCTTACAACGACTGGGTTTACGAAATAGGCCTCACCCCCAACCGCATGGATGCCATGAGCCATTTTGGTGTGGCGAAAGATGTTTGCGCCTATCTCAGCCATCATCACCGCGAAGTAAGACCGGTGAGCCCCTTCACAGATACCTGGAAAACAGATAACCAGTCACTCCCTATCAAGGTGGAGATTGAAAATACAGAGAGCTGCCGCCGTTATGCAGGTGTAAGTATTACCGGCGTTACCGTGAAAGAGTCACCGCAATGGTTAAAAGATAAACTGGTTTCCATTGGCCAGCGACCCATCAACAATATCGTGGACATTACAAATTTCATTCTTCATGAAACAGGCCAACCACTGCATGCTTTTGATGCGGCGGCGATCACCGGCAATACCGTGATCGTTAAAAACCTGCCCGAGGGTACTGCCTTCACTACACTGGATGAAAAAGAACGCAAGCTGGGCGCTGATGATTTGATGATTTGCAATGCCCGGGAAGGTATGTGTATCGCCGGTGTTTTTGGTGGTTTGAAAAGCGGCGTCAAAGAGAATACGCAGGCTATTTTCCTGGAAAGTGCCTGGTTCAATCCCGTTAGTATCCGCAAAACATCGGTGCGGCATGGTTTGCGGACCGATGCCGCTACCCGTTTTGAAAAAGGGGTAGATATCTCCAATACGGTGAATGTGCTGAAAAGAGCGGCTTTGATGATCAAAGAAATAGCAGGCGGACAAATATCGAGTGATATTGTAGATGTATATCCTCAGCCTTTGCCCAAAACAGAAGTGGCGCTGAAGAATCATTACCTGAAAAAACTGAGCGGCAAGAATTATCATCCCGACAAAGTAAAAAGAATACTCACCGCCCTGGGTTTCGAGATTGTGAAAGAAGGGTTGGATGAATTGCTGGTAGCTGTTCCTTACAGCAAGCCGGATATCAGCATACCCGCTGATATTGTGGAAGAGATTGTGCGGATAGACGGGCTGGACAATATCGCCATCCCTTCATCGATCACGATCAGTCCGGCTGTGGATGCCCTGGGTGCAAAAGAAGCCTGGAAAGACAAGATGGCCAATTACCTGGTGGGACAAGGCTTTGCGGAGATACTTACCAATTCCATTACCAGCAGCAAGTATTTCGATGAAGCTACCCTGGCTACCACGGTGAAAATGATAAACAACCTGAGCGCCGAACTGGATGTGCTGCGACCTTCCATGTTGGAAACAGGTTTGGAAACTATTGCGTATAATATCAACAGAAAAAATAACCACCTGCGTTTATTCGAGTTTGGCAAGACTTATGCGGTAGATGCAGCGGGCGTTTACCAGGAGCCGGAACATCTTTGTCTTTACCTGACCGGTAAGCAGGGGGAAGATGGTTGGAGGGCCAGGGCGTCACAGCTTGACCTGTATGCTGCGAAAGGAATGGTATCAGCGCTGACCTCACTTTGCGGGTTAACCGATCTGCGTTTTACAAGGCCTAATGAAGGGACATTGTTGCTGGAGTTTTACCACGGCAAACAATTGCTGGGTACGCTGGAAGAAGTAAGCAGGAAGAAGTTGCAGGCTTTTGATCTTCGCCAGGATGTGTATTTCATCGATATACAGTTAACCGCTTTATTGAAAGCAGCTGGTAAGCAAAAGATCGTGTATAAGGAGGTGAACAAGTTCCCTGCCATGCACCGTGATCTTGCCATGGTGGTAGACAGCGTTACTTCTTACGAAGCGATGGAAGCGGTAGTGCACAAGCTGAAGCTGCCGAGACTGAAAAACATGCAGCTCTTCGATGTGTTCGAGAGCGACAAACTGGGTGCCGGGAAAAAGTCGGTAGCCATCAGTTTTACTTTCATGGACGATGAAAAAACGCTGACCGATAAAGAAGTGGATGCGATGGTAGCAAAACTGGTACAAGGTTTGGAGAAAGAATTGGGCGCTGAAATCAGAAAATAA
- a CDS encoding cell division protein ZapA has protein sequence MPELIPVNIVIADRSYRLRIQSEDEEAVRKTAALINDKIAEFRSNLAGKDMQDYVAMVLLWFATEQNQSGMDLVKWGEAAAGLSSLEKMLDKALSENQI, from the coding sequence ATGCCAGAACTGATCCCCGTAAATATTGTCATTGCCGACCGCAGCTACCGGCTTCGTATCCAGTCGGAGGACGAAGAAGCTGTTCGTAAAACAGCGGCGCTCATCAACGATAAGATAGCCGAATTCCGCAGCAACCTCGCCGGGAAAGACATGCAGGACTATGTAGCCATGGTGCTGCTGTGGTTTGCTACCGAGCAAAACCAGTCGGGCATGGACCTGGTAAAATGGGGTGAAGCGGCAGCCGGACTATCATCCCTCGAAAAAATGCTGGATAAAGCCCTCTCTGAAAACCAGATTTAA
- the rplS gene encoding 50S ribosomal protein L19, whose amino-acid sequence MNAAVQFVHDQLTAKKEHPKFKAGDNVTVKYKIIEGGKERIQDFRGDVIKLQGQGATATFTVRKISDGVGVERLFPLLSPNIDSIVLNKTGKVRRAKLFYLRERSGKSARIKEKRF is encoded by the coding sequence ATGAACGCAGCAGTTCAGTTTGTACACGACCAGTTGACAGCTAAAAAAGAGCACCCGAAGTTCAAAGCCGGTGATAATGTGACCGTTAAATATAAGATTATCGAAGGTGGTAAAGAGCGTATCCAGGATTTCCGTGGCGATGTGATCAAATTACAGGGCCAGGGAGCTACAGCTACTTTCACCGTTCGTAAGATCTCTGACGGCGTAGGTGTGGAGCGTTTGTTCCCCCTGTTGTCACCCAATATCGATTCTATCGTGTTGAACAAAACCGGTAAGGTTCGCCGCGCGAAACTGTTCTACCTCCGTGAGAGAAGTGGTAAGAGCGCTCGTATCAAAGAAAAACGTTTCTAG
- the dnaB gene encoding replicative DNA helicase, translating to MDLTSLNKDRKRRKTSIDMSTMVYGKVPPQAKELEEAVLGAIMLEKSAFDTVTEIIKPECFYVEANQLIFRAMQSLQQKSMPIDILTVVEELKMQEKLDIVGGPYYVTKLTNAVVSTANIDAHARIVLQKFIQRELIRISGEIIGDAYEDSTDVFDLLDDSETKMFNITNNYLKKNFEDIGNVLAKTINRIDELRTKTDDISGVPSGFGTLDRVTYGWQNTDLIILAARPAVGKTAFALNLARNAALHPTKPTPVAFFSLEMGAGQLVQRILSAESEIKMEKISRGKLEEYEYQQLHTKGVKKLETAPIFIDDTAALNVFEFRAKARRLVNKHQVGLIIIDYLQLMSGIGDRGSNREQEISTISRNLKALAKELNIPIIALSQLSRAVETRKESKMPQLSDLRESGAIEQDADMVMFIYRPEYYEISSNEQGESTQGETHVRIAKHRNGSLETIKLRAKLEIQKFEEWGDDGGGFGGGSWKPIAPQGGAPGAGGNEGSKFFIQKGSKMNGGNFDDGFDNEAPF from the coding sequence ATGGACCTGACAAGCTTGAATAAAGACCGGAAGAGGAGAAAGACTTCGATCGACATGAGCACCATGGTATACGGAAAGGTACCTCCCCAGGCAAAAGAGCTGGAAGAGGCCGTATTAGGCGCCATCATGCTGGAAAAAAGCGCTTTTGATACCGTTACCGAGATCATCAAACCCGAGTGTTTTTATGTAGAAGCAAACCAACTGATCTTCAGGGCCATGCAGAGCCTGCAGCAAAAGAGCATGCCCATTGACATCCTTACGGTGGTGGAAGAGCTGAAAATGCAGGAGAAGCTGGATATCGTAGGCGGCCCTTATTACGTAACCAAACTGACCAATGCCGTTGTATCTACTGCCAATATCGATGCCCACGCCCGCATTGTACTGCAGAAATTCATCCAGCGCGAACTGATCCGCATCAGCGGGGAAATCATTGGTGATGCTTACGAAGATAGTACCGATGTATTCGACCTGCTCGACGACAGCGAGACCAAGATGTTCAACATCACCAACAATTACCTCAAGAAGAACTTTGAAGATATTGGCAATGTACTGGCCAAAACCATCAACCGGATCGACGAGCTCCGTACCAAAACAGACGATATTTCCGGTGTTCCCAGCGGTTTCGGTACACTCGACCGCGTTACTTACGGATGGCAGAATACCGACCTCATCATCCTGGCTGCCCGTCCAGCCGTGGGTAAAACCGCATTCGCCCTCAACCTGGCCCGCAATGCCGCTTTGCATCCCACCAAACCTACTCCGGTGGCTTTCTTTTCATTGGAAATGGGCGCCGGCCAGCTGGTGCAAAGGATATTGAGTGCCGAGAGTGAGATCAAGATGGAGAAAATTAGCCGGGGCAAACTGGAAGAATACGAATACCAGCAATTGCATACCAAGGGCGTTAAAAAACTCGAAACAGCGCCCATCTTCATCGATGATACGGCTGCGCTGAACGTGTTTGAATTCAGGGCCAAAGCCCGGAGGCTGGTGAACAAGCACCAGGTGGGACTCATCATCATCGACTACCTGCAGTTGATGAGCGGCATCGGCGACCGGGGCAGCAACCGTGAACAGGAGATCAGTACCATTTCTCGGAATCTCAAGGCCCTGGCCAAAGAACTGAATATTCCCATCATTGCCCTCAGCCAGTTGAGCCGTGCGGTAGAAACCAGGAAGGAAAGCAAGATGCCTCAGCTCAGTGACCTCCGCGAATCGGGCGCCATTGAACAGGATGCCGATATGGTGATGTTCATTTACAGGCCCGAATACTACGAGATATCCAGCAATGAACAGGGCGAAAGCACCCAGGGCGAAACCCATGTACGCATAGCCAAGCACCGGAACGGTTCACTCGAAACCATCAAGCTGCGCGCCAAGCTGGAGATACAGAAATTCGAGGAATGGGGAGACGATGGTGGCGGATTCGGTGGCGGCAGTTGGAAACCCATCGCTCCGCAGGGCGGCGCACCAGGCGCCGGCGGAAACGAAGGCAGCAAATTCTTCATTCAGAAAGGCAGTAAGATGAATGGTGGTAACTTTGACGATGGATTCGACAATGAAGCTCCATTTTAA
- a CDS encoding twin-arginine translocase TatA/TatE family subunit, with amino-acid sequence MGNLGFQEILLIAVVVLVLFGGRKIPEFMRGLGKGIREFNDAKNNVKKELEEGMKEKDHPETPASN; translated from the coding sequence ATGGGTAATCTCGGATTCCAAGAGATCTTATTGATCGCGGTTGTTGTGCTCGTTTTATTTGGCGGCAGAAAAATTCCTGAATTTATGCGTGGCCTTGGTAAAGGCATTCGTGAATTCAATGATGCTAAGAACAATGTGAAGAAAGAACTGGAAGAAGGTATGAAAGAAAAGGATCATCCTGAGACTCCTGCCAGCAACTAA
- the gatA gene encoding Asp-tRNA(Asn)/Glu-tRNA(Gln) amidotransferase subunit GatA produces MFRFSTIKDYHKALQNGQTTCVEAVRFYVDAIHATASLNAYLEVYEEEALERAAALDAQRTAGGTFGALHGVVVGLKDVLCYKGHVVSAASRILDGFHAIYHATAVEKLLDAGAIIIGRHNCDEFAMGSSNENSAFGVVKNALDTTRVPGGSSGGSAVAVQAGLCMVSLGSDTGGSVRQPADFCGIIGLKPTYGRISRYGLIAYASSFDQIGIFAGSIEDAALTLEVIAGADAFDSTVSEQPVPAYTQVLETASDKPQYKLAYFREALEHPGLDPEIKAATEAYIKKLSDAGHTVEAVDFELLEYVVPAYYVLTTAEASSNLSRYDGVKYGYRAPGQDMDLTALYKATRSQGFGKEVQRRIMLGSFVLSAGYFDAYFTKAQQVRRILSDRTKAIFSQYDALISPTVPSPAFKFGEMSHDPVEMFLADIYTVFANLVGIPGISIPLFKHSNGMPFGLQVMASHFDEVSLLRISKDMMSLQ; encoded by the coding sequence TTGTTTCGTTTCAGCACAATCAAAGACTACCATAAGGCATTACAGAACGGCCAAACCACCTGTGTGGAGGCCGTTCGTTTTTATGTAGATGCTATCCATGCAACAGCCTCACTGAATGCATACCTGGAAGTGTACGAAGAAGAAGCCCTTGAAAGGGCCGCAGCACTTGATGCGCAGCGCACAGCAGGTGGAACTTTTGGCGCGCTTCATGGAGTAGTGGTAGGATTGAAAGATGTGTTGTGTTACAAAGGCCATGTTGTTTCAGCTGCATCACGCATACTGGATGGCTTTCATGCTATTTACCATGCTACTGCCGTAGAAAAATTATTGGATGCCGGCGCCATCATCATCGGCCGCCATAACTGCGATGAATTTGCGATGGGCAGCAGTAATGAAAACTCTGCTTTCGGTGTGGTAAAGAACGCGCTTGATACAACAAGAGTACCGGGCGGATCATCGGGTGGATCGGCTGTAGCAGTGCAGGCAGGTCTTTGTATGGTGAGCTTAGGTAGCGATACAGGAGGCTCTGTTCGACAACCGGCAGATTTCTGTGGGATCATCGGCCTCAAACCTACCTATGGAAGGATTTCCCGTTACGGACTGATCGCTTATGCTTCTTCGTTTGACCAGATAGGTATTTTTGCCGGCTCCATCGAAGATGCAGCTCTCACGCTGGAAGTGATTGCCGGCGCAGATGCATTCGACAGCACGGTTTCTGAACAGCCGGTTCCCGCGTATACGCAAGTGCTGGAAACAGCTTCAGACAAACCTCAATACAAACTGGCTTATTTCAGGGAAGCGCTGGAACATCCCGGGCTCGACCCCGAGATCAAAGCGGCAACGGAAGCTTATATAAAAAAGCTGTCCGATGCCGGACATACTGTTGAGGCGGTCGATTTTGAATTGCTGGAATATGTGGTGCCTGCTTATTATGTGCTTACCACTGCCGAAGCCTCCAGCAACCTGTCGAGGTACGATGGCGTAAAATATGGTTACCGTGCTCCCGGTCAGGATATGGACCTTACCGCTTTATATAAAGCTACTCGCAGCCAGGGTTTCGGTAAGGAAGTGCAACGCCGTATCATGTTGGGTAGTTTTGTGCTGAGTGCCGGGTATTTCGACGCCTATTTCACCAAAGCGCAACAAGTAAGGCGAATATTGAGCGACAGAACAAAAGCTATTTTTTCGCAATACGATGCACTGATTTCCCCTACGGTTCCTTCACCGGCCTTCAAATTTGGCGAAATGAGCCATGATCCGGTGGAAATGTTCCTGGCTGATATCTATACTGTATTTG